The following coding sequences are from one Mycolicibacterium aichiense window:
- a CDS encoding ABC transporter ATP-binding protein: MAPVLSVRDLRVRLGRKEIVRGISFDVEPEQTLGIVGESGSGKTMTALAATGLLDTPGAVTAGSSQLAAVDDSATIQLVGAKPRVLRSVHGGRIGFVFQDPGTSLNPLLTLERQITESLQTHKNLTRRSARQRALELLEAVGLPEAERRLDSYPHQLSGGQRQRVMVAIALACNPELLVADEPTTALDVTTQAQIVTLIKDLQRDFGAAVVWISHDLGLVGQVADAVTVLQDGVSVEQAPVLDIFDSPRHPYTRELLDARPLIGAGGPPSAPADAAVLLDVDALHVHFDGEPAVEDVSFQIRRGTTLGLVGESGSGKSTVAGALTGLVTPTSGTATLDGVDIFGVRGADEKALRRRISLVLQDPFAALDPRARVGSAIAEPLVVHGIQRGKHARSERVAELLELVGLPGEFASRYPHELSGGQRQRVSIARALAVEPELVILDEATASLDVSVQSRVLDLLADLQRDLHLTYLFISHDLAVVERMSHDVLVLRDGAVVEYRPAADLLAAPGQEYTRALLAAVPPARPRAG; this comes from the coding sequence ATGGCACCCGTGCTCAGTGTGCGCGACCTGCGGGTACGCCTCGGCCGCAAGGAGATCGTGCGGGGCATCTCGTTCGACGTCGAGCCCGAGCAGACCCTGGGGATCGTCGGGGAATCCGGGTCGGGTAAGACGATGACCGCGCTGGCGGCCACCGGCCTGCTCGACACCCCGGGTGCGGTGACGGCCGGCTCGAGTCAGCTTGCCGCCGTCGATGATTCGGCCACGATCCAGCTGGTGGGCGCGAAACCCCGGGTGCTGCGCAGCGTGCACGGCGGCCGCATCGGGTTCGTGTTTCAGGACCCGGGAACCTCACTCAATCCGCTGCTGACGCTGGAGCGCCAGATCACCGAATCCCTTCAGACACACAAGAACCTGACTCGCCGCAGCGCCCGGCAGCGCGCGCTCGAACTGCTCGAAGCCGTCGGACTGCCCGAGGCGGAGCGTCGCCTGGACAGCTACCCGCATCAGCTCTCAGGCGGTCAGCGGCAACGGGTCATGGTGGCGATCGCGCTGGCCTGCAACCCCGAACTACTGGTCGCCGACGAACCGACCACCGCCCTGGACGTGACCACGCAGGCGCAGATCGTCACCCTGATCAAGGATCTGCAACGCGATTTCGGCGCCGCGGTGGTGTGGATCAGTCACGATCTGGGCCTTGTCGGGCAGGTCGCCGACGCCGTCACGGTGCTGCAGGACGGGGTGTCCGTGGAACAGGCGCCGGTCCTGGACATCTTCGATTCCCCGCGCCATCCCTACACCCGCGAATTGCTCGACGCGCGGCCGCTGATCGGCGCCGGCGGGCCGCCGTCGGCTCCTGCCGACGCCGCTGTACTGCTGGACGTCGACGCACTGCATGTGCACTTCGACGGGGAGCCGGCCGTCGAGGACGTCTCGTTCCAGATCCGCCGTGGCACCACCCTGGGGCTGGTCGGCGAGTCCGGGTCCGGCAAGTCGACCGTGGCCGGCGCCCTGACGGGACTGGTCACCCCCACCTCGGGCACCGCGACGCTGGACGGAGTGGACATTTTCGGGGTGCGCGGCGCGGACGAGAAAGCGCTCCGCCGTCGGATCAGCCTGGTGCTGCAGGACCCGTTCGCGGCGCTTGACCCACGCGCTCGCGTAGGCTCGGCGATCGCCGAACCCCTTGTCGTGCATGGCATTCAGCGCGGCAAGCACGCCCGGTCGGAGCGGGTGGCAGAACTGCTGGAGCTGGTCGGCCTACCGGGCGAGTTCGCATCGCGCTATCCACATGAGCTGTCCGGGGGCCAGCGGCAGCGAGTCAGCATCGCCCGGGCACTGGCGGTCGAGCCGGAACTGGTCATCCTCGACGAGGCAACGGCGTCCCTCGATGTCTCGGTCCAGTCCCGGGTGTTGGATCTGCTCGCCGACCTGCAGCGCGACCTGCACCTGACCTACCTCTTCATCTCGCATGACCTGGCGGTCGTGGAGCGGATGAGTCACGACGTGCTGGTGCTCCGCGACGGCGCCGTTGTCGAATACCGGCCCGCCGCCGACCTACTCGCCGCACCCGGGCAGGAGTACACCCGCGCACTCTTGGCGGCCGTACCGCCAGCACGACCGCGCGCAGGCTGA
- a CDS encoding SDR family NAD(P)-dependent oxidoreductase, with the protein MTQLDGKVALVTGASSGLGAATAQVFAERGASVFGIARDAERMATVFESVPGGAYSSVDITSAQACQDAVAQCVEQFGRLDVLVNAAGFHQMRRTTSVTDEDWDYDLAVNLNGPFYLTRAALPKLLEVGGNIVNVASIAGIEGEVYSAAYCAAKHGLVGMTKALAIEYTKEQLRVNVICPGGMLTPQVTEFKTPEDADWDLIMRIAAPRGMMAPADVAKVIAFLASDDATTIHGAVYNVDNGKTAG; encoded by the coding sequence ATGACACAGCTGGACGGGAAAGTCGCTCTGGTGACCGGTGCGTCATCGGGCCTCGGGGCTGCGACGGCGCAGGTGTTCGCCGAACGGGGGGCCTCGGTATTCGGCATCGCCCGTGACGCCGAGCGGATGGCGACGGTGTTCGAATCTGTTCCCGGCGGCGCGTATTCGTCGGTCGACATCACCAGCGCGCAAGCCTGTCAGGATGCGGTGGCACAGTGCGTCGAACAGTTCGGCCGGCTGGACGTGCTGGTGAACGCGGCGGGCTTTCACCAGATGCGGCGCACCACCTCGGTCACCGACGAGGACTGGGATTACGACCTCGCCGTCAACCTGAACGGCCCGTTCTATCTGACCCGGGCGGCGCTGCCGAAGCTGCTGGAGGTCGGCGGCAACATCGTCAATGTCGCCTCGATCGCCGGCATCGAGGGCGAGGTGTATTCGGCGGCGTACTGCGCGGCCAAGCACGGGCTGGTCGGAATGACGAAGGCGTTGGCGATCGAATACACCAAGGAACAGCTCCGGGTGAATGTCATCTGCCCGGGTGGCATGCTCACCCCGCAGGTGACCGAGTTCAAGACCCCCGAGGACGCCGACTGGGATCTGATCATGCGGATCGCCGCGCCCCGCGGGATGATGGCGCCCGCCGATGTGGCGAAGGTGATCGCTTTCCTGGCGAGCGACGACGCGACGACGATTCACGGCGCGGTCTACAACGTCGACAACGGTAAGACGGCGGGTTAA
- a CDS encoding SRPBCC family protein yields MAGPVDRVVAQDVPGAPDAVRAHYVDLNNIKDVHPLVVSVDTLSHTATDDGYVHIYRVRDRIPLGIATLPITYTARLEVPTSGPVRTEARQFPAVRLDSVVSFDPIPTGTRLTERIRFTAPWPLLGITVRQAVDAHTEMLAGIRRHFEQRV; encoded by the coding sequence ATGGCAGGTCCCGTCGACCGGGTTGTCGCTCAAGACGTGCCCGGCGCGCCCGACGCGGTGCGAGCCCATTACGTCGATCTGAACAACATCAAGGACGTGCACCCGCTGGTGGTGTCGGTCGACACGCTGTCGCACACCGCCACCGACGACGGCTACGTCCACATCTATCGGGTTCGTGACCGCATCCCGCTGGGGATCGCGACCCTTCCGATCACGTACACCGCGCGCCTCGAGGTGCCCACGTCCGGTCCGGTTCGCACCGAGGCCCGCCAGTTCCCGGCCGTTCGGCTGGACTCGGTGGTCTCCTTCGATCCGATACCCACCGGAACCCGGCTGACCGAACGAATCCGGTTCACCGCGCCCTGGCCGCTGCTCGGCATCACGGTGCGGCAGGCGGTCGACGCGCACACCGAGATGCTGGCCGGTATTCGCCGGCACTTCGAGCAGAGGGTTTAA
- a CDS encoding DUF732 domain-containing protein, producing the protein MNVTRLAMAAVAAVAAPIVLAAPSHADPDTDFANQLHTFGIYGPRDYNAWIGKITCKRLATGLDKDAYASAKFLVTNLPLGTNQGQALQFLGAAIGTYCPDQVGVLQRASAG; encoded by the coding sequence ATGAACGTTACGAGGCTTGCCATGGCCGCTGTTGCGGCCGTCGCGGCGCCGATCGTCCTGGCCGCGCCGTCGCACGCCGACCCCGACACCGATTTCGCCAATCAGCTGCACACCTTCGGGATCTACGGGCCTCGTGACTACAACGCCTGGATCGGCAAGATCACCTGCAAGCGTTTGGCCACCGGCCTGGACAAGGACGCCTACGCCTCGGCGAAGTTCCTGGTGACCAACCTCCCGCTCGGTACCAACCAGGGCCAGGCTCTGCAGTTCCTCGGCGCTGCGATCGGCACCTATTGCCCGGACCAGGTCGGCGTTCTGCAGAGGGCTTCCGCGGGCTAG
- a CDS encoding MmpS family transport accessory protein: protein MVKALRRAWIPLLIVVVVAVAAFGVFRLHGVFGKTELTRPGSGLANDTKPFNPKQVTYQIFGPEGAVATINYLDLDAQPQIARDITLPWSLTLTTTAPAASANIVAQGDTDTIGCRILVDGVLKDEKTSTGVNAQTFCLVKSA, encoded by the coding sequence ATGGTCAAGGCACTGAGGCGGGCGTGGATACCGCTGCTCATCGTGGTTGTGGTGGCCGTCGCCGCGTTCGGCGTTTTCCGCCTCCACGGTGTCTTCGGCAAAACAGAGCTCACCCGTCCCGGCAGCGGCCTGGCCAACGACACGAAGCCGTTCAACCCCAAGCAAGTGACCTATCAGATCTTTGGCCCCGAAGGTGCTGTGGCAACCATCAACTACCTCGACCTGGACGCGCAACCGCAGATCGCCCGTGACATCACGCTGCCCTGGTCGTTGACGCTCACCACGACAGCCCCGGCCGCCAGCGCCAACATCGTCGCCCAGGGCGACACCGACACCATCGGGTGCCGCATCCTCGTCGATGGTGTGCTCAAGGACGAGAAGACCTCGACCGGCGTCAACGCCCAGACCTTCTGCCTGGTGAAGTCCGCATGA
- a CDS encoding RND family transporter, giving the protein MTDLQAPPKKNPAIPRFIRMFSVPILLFWLGLVVVLNVAVPQLEVVSQEHSVSLAPDDAPSLKAMKKVGADFQEFKSNSSVMLLLESDQPLGDEAHRYYADLVKKLSADTKHVEHVQDFWGDPLTAAGSQSADGKAAYVQLYLAGNLGEAIANESVDSVRKIVDDNPPPAGLKVYVTGGSALSHDQHTAGDKSVKLITAVTIGVIFIMLLLVYRSITTVLLVLVMVFLELSAARGIIAFLGNANIMGLSTFAVNLLTTLAIAAATDYAIFLIGRYHEARLAGEDRETAYYTMFHGTAHVILGSGLTIAGATLTLHFTRLNYFKSLGFPLSIGMLIAVVAALTMGPALITVGSRFGLFEPKRKMNTRMWRRVGAAVVRWPGPILVASIALALVGLVALPSYKTNYNDRYYLPNDIPANEGYAAADRHFPQARMNPELLLLETDHDVRNPADMLVVDRIAKTIFHIPGIGRVQTITRPLGTPIEHTSIPFIISMQGTNQTMNMSYLQDRMKDMLKMGDELQVTIDTMERMLALTREMVGITHSMVGKTKQMVADTNEIRDNISDFDDFFRPIRNYLYWEPHCFDIPICWSMRSIFDSLDGIDTLSDDLGALVVDMDRLDVLMPKMLEVMPPMIATMKNMKTTMLTMQSTMGGLQDQMDAMQQNATALGQAYDASKNDDSFYLPPEVFDNPEFKRGLKMFVSPDGKAVRFIISHEGDPATPEGISHIDKIKNAAFEAIKGTPLEGSRVYLGGTASTYKDMQHGANYDLLIAGIAALGLIFIIMLILTRSVVAAAVIVGTVVLSLGASFGLSVLIWQHIIGLPLHWMVIAMAVIILLAVGSDYNLLLVARFKEEIHAGLNTGIIRAMAGSGSVVTSAGLVFAATMASMAISDLRVAGQVGTTIALGLLFDTLVVRSFMTPSIAALLGRWFWWPQRVRQRPVAQPWPTPAEAAERRSVDANAGGGSA; this is encoded by the coding sequence ATGACCGACTTGCAGGCGCCGCCCAAGAAGAATCCGGCGATCCCCCGGTTCATCCGGATGTTCTCGGTGCCCATCCTGCTGTTCTGGCTCGGTCTTGTGGTCGTGCTCAACGTCGCGGTGCCGCAGCTGGAAGTGGTCAGTCAAGAGCATTCGGTCTCGCTGGCTCCCGACGACGCCCCCTCGCTGAAGGCGATGAAGAAGGTCGGCGCGGACTTCCAGGAGTTCAAATCCAACAGCTCGGTCATGCTGCTGCTGGAGAGCGATCAGCCGCTGGGCGATGAGGCGCATCGTTACTACGCCGACCTGGTGAAGAAGCTGAGCGCTGACACCAAGCACGTTGAGCACGTTCAGGATTTCTGGGGCGATCCGCTGACCGCCGCCGGTTCCCAGAGCGCCGACGGCAAGGCCGCCTACGTCCAGCTCTATCTGGCCGGCAACCTCGGTGAGGCCATCGCCAACGAGTCGGTGGACTCGGTCCGCAAGATCGTCGACGACAATCCCCCGCCCGCCGGTCTCAAGGTGTACGTCACGGGCGGGTCGGCGCTGAGTCACGACCAGCACACGGCCGGCGACAAGAGCGTCAAGCTCATCACCGCGGTGACGATCGGCGTCATCTTCATCATGTTGCTGCTGGTGTACCGGTCGATCACGACGGTGCTGCTGGTGCTGGTGATGGTCTTCCTTGAGCTGTCCGCGGCCCGCGGGATCATCGCGTTCCTCGGCAACGCCAACATCATGGGGCTGTCGACCTTCGCGGTGAACCTGCTCACCACACTGGCGATCGCGGCGGCCACCGATTATGCGATCTTCCTCATCGGCCGCTATCACGAGGCCAGACTGGCCGGCGAAGACCGGGAAACCGCGTACTACACGATGTTTCACGGCACCGCGCATGTGATCCTCGGATCGGGCCTGACGATCGCAGGCGCCACACTGACACTGCACTTCACCCGGCTGAACTACTTCAAGTCTTTGGGTTTCCCGCTGTCGATCGGCATGCTCATCGCAGTCGTCGCAGCGCTGACCATGGGACCAGCGCTGATCACGGTCGGCAGTCGCTTCGGTCTGTTCGAACCGAAGCGGAAGATGAACACCCGGATGTGGCGGCGGGTCGGCGCGGCAGTCGTGCGGTGGCCCGGGCCGATCCTCGTCGCCTCCATCGCGCTGGCACTGGTCGGGTTGGTTGCCCTGCCGTCGTACAAGACCAACTACAACGACCGCTACTACCTCCCCAACGACATTCCGGCCAACGAGGGTTATGCGGCCGCCGACCGGCACTTCCCGCAGGCCCGGATGAATCCCGAGCTCCTGCTTCTCGAAACCGATCACGATGTCCGGAATCCGGCCGACATGCTCGTCGTCGACCGGATCGCCAAGACGATCTTCCACATACCGGGCATCGGCCGCGTGCAGACCATCACCCGTCCCCTCGGCACCCCGATCGAGCACACCTCGATCCCCTTCATCATCAGCATGCAGGGCACCAACCAGACGATGAACATGTCCTACCTGCAGGACCGCATGAAGGACATGCTGAAAATGGGTGACGAGCTACAGGTCACCATCGACACCATGGAGCGCATGCTCGCGCTGACCAGGGAGATGGTCGGGATCACCCACAGCATGGTGGGCAAGACCAAGCAGATGGTGGCCGACACCAACGAGATCCGGGACAACATCTCCGATTTCGACGATTTCTTCCGGCCGATCCGCAACTACCTCTATTGGGAGCCGCACTGCTTCGACATCCCGATCTGCTGGTCGATGCGGTCGATATTCGACTCGCTCGACGGAATCGACACGCTCAGTGACGATCTCGGGGCACTCGTGGTCGACATGGACAGGCTCGACGTCCTGATGCCCAAGATGCTCGAGGTCATGCCGCCGATGATCGCGACCATGAAGAACATGAAGACCACCATGCTGACCATGCAGTCGACGATGGGTGGGCTGCAGGATCAGATGGACGCGATGCAGCAGAACGCCACCGCGCTGGGACAGGCCTACGACGCGTCGAAGAACGACGACTCGTTCTATCTGCCGCCCGAGGTGTTCGACAACCCCGAATTCAAGCGCGGCCTGAAGATGTTCGTCTCGCCGGACGGAAAAGCGGTGCGGTTCATCATCTCTCACGAGGGAGACCCCGCGACGCCGGAAGGCATCTCGCACATCGACAAGATCAAGAACGCCGCATTCGAGGCGATCAAGGGCACCCCGCTGGAGGGCTCGAGGGTCTATCTCGGTGGTACCGCCTCGACCTATAAGGACATGCAGCACGGGGCCAACTACGACCTGCTGATCGCCGGGATCGCGGCGCTGGGCCTGATTTTCATCATCATGCTGATTCTCACGCGAAGCGTGGTCGCGGCCGCCGTGATCGTCGGGACGGTCGTGCTGTCGCTGGGTGCGTCGTTCGGTCTGTCGGTGTTGATCTGGCAGCACATCATTGGGTTGCCGCTGCACTGGATGGTCATCGCGATGGCGGTCATCATCCTGCTGGCGGTCGGTTCGGACTACAACCTGCTTCTGGTGGCCCGTTTCAAGGAAGAAATCCACGCCGGTCTCAACACCGGCATCATCCGGGCGATGGCAGGCAGTGGGTCAGTGGTGACCTCAGCCGGATTGGTGTTCGCGGCCACGATGGCCTCGATGGCGATCAGTGATCTGCGGGTGGCCGGCCAGGTGGGAACGACGATCGCGCTGGGCCTGCTGTTCGACACGCTCGTTGTTCGGTCGTTCATGACGCCGTCCATCGCGGCCCTGCTGGGCCGGTGGTTCTGGTGGCCGCAGCGAGTGCGTCAGCGCCCGGTGGCACAGCCGTGGCCGACGCCGGCCGAGGCAGCCGAACGGCGATCGGTGGACGCGAATGCCGGTGGCGGCTCCGCCTGA